From Chryseobacterium sp. H1D6B, a single genomic window includes:
- a CDS encoding AEC family transporter, which produces MVNFVLIAVCILAGMIFKATKSIHPDAHKGINTWILYLALPAVSFKYLPKVHWTTEMLFPIAATFLIAVFCFFFMMFYSKQKGYSRRSRSTMELASGYSNTSFIGFPLISAFYGEGLLSIAIICDQTMFFALSTLGIIAAVKGASRSGKVSALFILKRLVTFPPLLGCIGALVLSPFIDFTAAEPFFDKLAATVSPLALFSVGLQLKFNGWKKLIPQISTSMLYKLIIAPAIVLGLALLLGIKGDVAKITVFEAAMPTVVTSSIIAEQFRLNTKLTNLIIGFSILVGFLTSAVWYQVTEFLF; this is translated from the coding sequence ATGGTGAATTTTGTTTTGATTGCAGTATGTATTTTGGCTGGGATGATATTCAAAGCAACAAAATCTATTCACCCAGATGCACACAAAGGCATTAATACGTGGATTCTTTACTTAGCTTTACCCGCTGTTTCTTTCAAATATCTGCCCAAAGTTCACTGGACAACGGAAATGCTTTTTCCCATTGCTGCAACTTTTCTTATTGCGGTATTCTGCTTCTTTTTTATGATGTTTTACAGTAAGCAGAAAGGGTATTCCAGGCGTTCAAGAAGCACCATGGAACTAGCCAGTGGATACAGCAATACTTCTTTTATCGGGTTTCCGCTTATCAGTGCATTCTATGGCGAAGGCCTTTTGAGCATTGCTATTATCTGTGACCAGACGATGTTTTTTGCCCTTTCAACACTAGGAATTATTGCTGCTGTAAAAGGGGCTAGCAGATCAGGGAAGGTGAGCGCTTTATTTATTTTAAAAAGGCTGGTTACTTTTCCCCCGCTTTTAGGATGTATCGGGGCTCTGGTTCTTTCTCCATTTATTGATTTTACTGCAGCAGAACCGTTTTTTGATAAGCTTGCCGCTACAGTAAGTCCTTTAGCTTTATTTTCTGTCGGCCTGCAGTTGAAATTTAACGGCTGGAAAAAACTGATCCCGCAGATCTCAACTTCAATGCTTTATAAATTGATTATTGCACCTGCAATAGTGCTGGGATTAGCTTTATTACTAGGAATAAAAGGGGATGTAGCGAAAATCACAGTTTTTGAAGCTGCAATGCCTACCGTAGTTACTTCAAGTATCATTGCAGAACAATTCAGATTAAATACCAAACTGACCAATTTAATTATTGGATTCAGTATTCTTGTTGGTTTTTTAACTTCGGCAGTCTGGTATCAGGTGACTGAATTTTTGTTCTAG